The genomic stretch GTGTCACCTGCTCTTTTTTAGGCGACGAGATGAAATGACCGGTCTGCGAGAACAGCATCGCGTAGCCGGTTCCCTGATACGGTTTGATGCCGTTAACCAGCGTCTGCAAGGTTTGCAGCGAGAAATCCGCCGTTACCGAACCCAGAAATTTTCCGTCAACGATAATCGGCACGGCAATCGACGTCAGCAACGTATCCACGCCGTTATACGGATAGCTGTACGGTTCCAGAATGACTTCTTTTTGCAGCTTTCGCGGCAGCAGGTAGTAATCGCCGCTGCCCGGCGTTTCGTAGTCGGTGAGATTGTGCAGTACGGTATTTCCGCTGGTGTCGCGGTCAACGTAGCGGACATAACGCCCCTTAGGATCCTGCCCTTCTTTGGCGGCGAAATCGCCGTCTTTGCCATCAAACGCGTCCGGCTCCCAGGCCAGCGACATTGATAAAAAATCCGGATGGCTTTTGAGCGCATTTTGTAACAGCGTATCGGCCAGTTTGCGGTCGGTGTGCCCGGCTTCACGCAGGCTGATCATGCTCTGAACCAGGTCGCGCGCGGCATGCAGGGCCGTGTCGAGTTTCTGGCGGGCAAGATAGCCGTCGGTATTGGCGGTTTGCTGGAGATAACGACGAGCGATGTCGCGCTGCTGTGCGGCGGACTGCCAGCTCAGCAATCCGACCGTAATGATATAGCCGAGACTTATCGTAAGAAGCCCGACAATCAGCATCAGCGTACGGGTACGCATGGCTTTTTTAGGAACAGTTTTCTGTGTTGCAACCCCAACTCCGGCTGCCGGTGAAAGCGCCTGCATCTGACTCATAATTACCCCGGAACAGTCAACGTACTGTGAAATTCACGATGAAAAAACGCGGATTATCTGTCCCTGATTTGTGCCCCCTGAAGATAAGCAGGAATTCCCTTATCGCCTGAATTATCGGCATCACCGGGGCGGGTCTTTAGCCAAAACGGTAAAAAACTGCCCCGCAAAGATAAACGTTCGCATCCTGCCGGTGTCTCCCTATACTGCTGTTATGTCGGCTGGTTCAGCACCTTGTTTGGGAAACTCCTATGAAGTCATGGCTCTTACCGCTTATGTTGCTTGTTCCGTTGTGCTCGCAGGCGGCGTCTACGCCGAAAGAAATCCAGGCGCGTTTCAGCCAGTTTAAGGTCGGGGACAAAACCATCTGCCTCGATGATGTGACCTACGCCAACAACAACAAAATGAAGGTCATCGAGAATGGCTTCGTGGTGTCGAAGCGTAAAAATGTGCTGATTTACCAGAGCAATACGCTTTTTCTGCTGGGTAACGAGGTCACGGTGAACATCAAAGCCGTGATTGAAAGCAAGATGGGGAAAACGTCATTCTCTAATCAGTTTAAGCAGGCCATGATCCTGGTCGACGGAATGGATGATCCGGCGCGTGCCGGCGAGAAAGCCAAAATCATTCAGTCTTTCGAAGATGTTATTTCCGATAAGCATAATGAAACGCCCTACAGCTCGGTGGCGCTGACCGAAAAAGGCTACATCATCACCCAGGTTGAAAGCCATTCGACCACCATCAGCGAATGTTATGTAACGCCGTATAAAAAGGCGGAAACTGCCAAATAAATCAGAGGGAAATGATGACTGTTTTAGTACCGATGAGCGCTGCATTTTATGAAGAATTTGCAGAACTGCTGGCGAAAGATTATGCCGAAGAGAATGTGACCGCCGGGCTGTGGCTGCCGGACACGGCGCTGGAGCGCGCGCGCAGCGCCACGCAAAACGCGCTGCCACAGGGCGTTGAAACACCGGATCACTATTTGTATGAAATCAGACAGGAAGAACACGGCGAAACCGTGGGATATCTGTGGTTTGCCAATACTGAACGCTACGGCGTGCGCAGCGCTTTCGTGTATGAGCTGACGGTTTACCCGCAATTTCGCCGTCAGGGACATGCCGTCGCGGCGTTCCGGCTGATGGAAGAACGCCTGCGCGAGCTGGGCAGCGTGGCTATCGAACTGAACGTTTTTGCCAGCAATCCGGGCGCGCAGGCACTTTATGCCAGCCTGGGTTATGTCACGACAAAAATGAATATGCGCAAACCGCTTTAGCGGATGTATTTCATAAAGTTAGTCGGTTTACCCACGCGGTCATAGAGCTGGCGCGCGGTGTAATTGGTGGTCTGCGTCATCCAGTACACATTGGCTTTTTCGTTTTTATCGGCGTGTGCGTAGACCACTTCAATCAGTTTTTGCCCGATACCCAGTTTGCGGGCAGACTCATCGACGTACAAATCCTGCAAATACACCACCTGATTCATGTGCCAGCCGTGATCGTGGTTCAGGCAATTCACCAGCCCGACCAACCTCCCCTGATATTCCGCCACATAGCCAAACATGCCGGCATAGTCAGGATCCGACAGCCGCCGGAATGTGAAATCAAACTGCGCCGGATCCAGCGCCGACTGGTAAAAATCCAGATAACCGCGCCATAAATTCTCCCAACCTTCGCGGTCAGCGGGCGTTAATGAACGGATAACAACATCTTGCGACTGGCTCATCGGTCATTCTCCTCGGTAAATGAAATCGCTACGGGCGGGACAGCGGATAATGTATCAGGTCGTGGAAACGCACGGAATGGTCGCTGTTATTGCGGTAAGCGTGCGCGCAATCCGCCGCAAACCGCAGCGCTTCACCGGCGCTGAGCGTGCGCGTGACGCCGTCAACCGTCAGCGTCAGTTCGCCCTCAATCACGATCACATGTTCGATCACGCCCGCTTCGTGCGGCGAAGATTCACTGCATCCGCCGGGTTCGAGATCGATAACAAACATGTCCATTCGCAGCGTCGTATCAAACGGAAAAAGCGGCACGACGCGCATTCCCGAGGTGTCGCTGTTAAACGTGGTCAGCAAACCGTGGCGGTGCAGCGCCGCCGACTGCGCGGGTGGCGTTTCGAGAAATTCGGAGAAAGAGACGTTAAGCCCGCTGGCTATTTTCCACAGCGTCGCCACCGTCGGGCTGGATTCGCCGCGCTCAATCTGGCCGAGCATCGCCTTGCTGACACCGGTTTTTTCTGCCGTCTGGCTGAGGCTCCAGCCCCGTTCGCTGCGCACGGCTTTGAGCTGACTGCCGATGTGGCGGGTGAGTTCCTGCATCCTGACTCCTCTGGCGATCGGATTTTTGACGATCGTAATTGTGCGCTATAACGCACAGTGATATCTTGAGCGCCATGCTGTGCGCTATAACGCACAGCAGCATAACGCCCGCGCCCGGTAACCAGAAGGATTTTTAACAATGCCCTCGCGATTAAGCTTTCATGATTTGACGTTTTCGGCGGTTATCGCCGGATTTGTTGCCGTTCTCGTCGGTTATACCAGCTCAGCGGCGATCATTTTTCAGGCTGCCGAAGCCGCCGGTGCCAGCGTGGCGCAGATTGGTGGCTGGCTGAGTATGCTCGGGCTGGGAATGGGCGTGACGAGCATCGGTTTGTCGCTGTATTACCGCACGCCGGTGGTCACGGCGTGGTCGACGCCGGGCGCCGCACTGCTGGTCACCAGCCTGCACGGCACGACAATCAACGAGGCGATTGGCGTTTTTGTGTTTGCGACCGGGCTGATCCTGCTGTGCGGCGTTACCGGATTATTCGCCAGACTGATGCAATACATTCCGCAGGCGCTTTCGGCCGCCATGTTGGGCGGG from Rahnella sikkimica encodes the following:
- a CDS encoding GNAT family N-acetyltransferase, which translates into the protein MMTVLVPMSAAFYEEFAELLAKDYAEENVTAGLWLPDTALERARSATQNALPQGVETPDHYLYEIRQEEHGETVGYLWFANTERYGVRSAFVYELTVYPQFRRQGHAVAAFRLMEERLRELGSVAIELNVFASNPGAQALYASLGYVTTKMNMRKPL
- a CDS encoding GNAT family N-acetyltransferase, which codes for MSQSQDVVIRSLTPADREGWENLWRGYLDFYQSALDPAQFDFTFRRLSDPDYAGMFGYVAEYQGRLVGLVNCLNHDHGWHMNQVVYLQDLYVDESARKLGIGQKLIEVVYAHADKNEKANVYWMTQTTNYTARQLYDRVGKPTNFMKYIR
- a CDS encoding helix-turn-helix domain-containing protein, which gives rise to MQELTRHIGSQLKAVRSERGWSLSQTAEKTGVSKAMLGQIERGESSPTVATLWKIASGLNVSFSEFLETPPAQSAALHRHGLLTTFNSDTSGMRVVPLFPFDTTLRMDMFVIDLEPGGCSESSPHEAGVIEHVIVIEGELTLTVDGVTRTLSAGEALRFAADCAHAYRNNSDHSVRFHDLIHYPLSRP